The genomic region ATGTGTCGCGTCTTGCAACGCGACCCTTAGCTTGTTCTTGCAGTGACATAGATCATAAAAGACCTGACCTGTTTAACATGATGATCACGAGCTAAAAAATATGTTATTGGAGTCTCAGCGCAGGTAAGTATCCTTAACACGCCACCAGAATAGCATTAACACGCTACAAGCCTTGAAATGAACCGTCCACCGCCATCTCCCACCGAAATGAGACCGACTACCACCAAGCGCCGAAACATTAAACACGTCTGTACCTCCGTCTAATTATCCACCTTGAACCACACGGGGTTATTTGCGTTATTCGTCATACGGACATCGAAGGTGCCCGAATAACCGGGCATGATACGCAGCGGCGCGGCATCGGAGACACGAACGGGGAGAGATCTGCTCccgttgaagagcttgtcgatgttgttgttgaactGCACAAGTAGCACGAGTATTCCGATGAGCGCGCCCGTCGCGGCGAGTTTGACGACGAGGTCGAAAAAGGCGATGACCTTGAGGAAGCCAGAAGATGACTTTTCGGCGGTGGTCATTGTGGGGATGGTTGATGCTTGAGGGGCAGTTGTGGGTTTATCGGCCATGAGCACAGGGTATGCAATATTTGGAGGTGATCAAGTGCTGTAgcaaaggaggaagatgcgAGCAGAGACAACAGTGACAGTCCCAAGGCTGGACTGGGAGAGCAAGGCATTGAAATACCGTAGGGCTATCCGAGGGAGACTCACACCGCAAGGCTGATCGACGGGGATAGGCACTGAAATAAGCTTAACTCACCAAGCTTCCAGGGCATGAGACCGCCATGACAGGGGTTTAATTGAAGCTACTACATATCGAGCGAGCGCTAGATGCTAGATGGTGGTTTCCAATGGTGGGTGTAATGTCGTGAAGGGCTGTCatttgatgagcttcaggcTTCCTTGCTTTTGGCGAGGGTCCTCCAGGGCGCAGGCTATACCAGCTTGTCCTGTTTATGAGGGCGGCGACGATGATCGTGGGATAAACGCTCGCATTTAGTTAGTATCTTGTCAATCTTAAAGACCAACTCAAACTAAAGTCTTGGGACTTGATTCCATTTTCGTATTAACGAGAGCAAACAGCTCATCGAGTCTGAAGTCATGAATTAGAGGGGTACACTACCCATCTAGCGCACTGTGGCTGACACAGGATCCAGCTACAGCACTAACTCTCGCCAGCAATATTACCTCGCGCCGCTGTTAGATCACTAATAGCGGGGTGGCGATGCCCAGGGATCATCCTCGCGATCTGCAGAAGCTGAAAAAGAGGCCCCAGTTGGGCAAGCTTTGCGCAGCGGATGTTTTCCCAAGAatgttcaagatcaagagaagagatggtgagggtgagggaaTTTGGCTTAGGCAGAATGAGATTAGCTTGATGACTTATGACGAGATGCAGGGACTAGAGGAAGTAAAGGTGCAGCCATCGTGGTGCTTAATTGAAGATGTAATTGAGGTGGGATCTAAAATTAGCAGTGATGCCCAACTCGGCATAACATCCAGCAAACAACTTACCCTGAAGTGACATTCATCCGACTGGGGTTGCTATATGTGAAATTTACAACGGTGTACTGGTAGCTTTACCAAAACAATTTGTTCCGATTTCAACCCCGTGCTTAGATACAATTTCTGAtgtcatctcatctcacaaAATCACACACGGCGGCGGTGTCTCTACTCCTTCATCCCTCCCCTCCAAGAACCGCTGTTGATCGCTCCAGCCAATACTGtcaagcctcttcctcataatcttggcctcctcaagATAGCTCGCACCCTGAACGTCCTCAGCATACTCATccatcaacttctccagCTCCTCATGTCTATATCCATCATCCAAAGATGCCCAGACCAACTTTAACAGCTCAGGCACGTAGGACGCCCCGCATGGCCTGAATGTCTGGCATCGATGTGCAAGTAGTATTGCATCATCGCATATCTCGTGAGAATCTTGTGTGTAATCTGGAAGAACGCCAAAGGGCTTGAGTGCTGGGCCAATGAGTGCTGCTTGGACGAGAAGACCTGCGTGGCCGGAGGCGTACTCTATGGCTTTCATTCTACACGCAGGCGATGCATCCGTTGGGAGTGTTGccaccatggcttcttcgtAGAGTTTCTTCATCACTAGTCGTTCTTGAGAGAGAGTGTTGTAGTAGCATTTCAACTGGTAGAGATATCTCTCAGGATCTCGAAGAAACACGGGTAAGTCGCCTATTGCTCCGAGTTCGAAGCAGTAGAGGTTCTGTTCGTAGTGGTATGGTCGTGTCATGATATTGTCTTGGACGGCTACGTCCCAGAACCATGAGCCGAGTTCAACTTTTGGGTCGCATAGGGCGGCGTATATCTGATGACTCTTGTTAGTCTAATTATTGACAAGTAGGTCACGACCTTACCGCTTGTAAGCACCATGCTCGTATATCTCCTGAGTGAAGAATCTCGCCCTGAGATACAGCTTCTTTCAATAAATACGCTATTACCCCTCGATGTTTATTGGCATGCTTGTTATCAAGCCAGATCTAACACCGTCAGTGCCGAAAACAAAACATTTGACTGGGCATCATTACCTGGcatagcatcatcatcaaaacgAGTTCCAGCTTAAGCATAACCGGTTGATTATCATCACTCAAACAGCTCTGCAAGGACCTCAACGCCTTCCCATAAAGAGAAAAGGTCTTTTTGTCAGCAGTCTTTCTCAGGCGAATTGCTTGGAACGATGCAATCATGGCAGAAGTGGTGGTATCAAGGGCAGAATTCGAGCCCATACGCCGAGGAAGATCTGCAAAGAAATAAGGGCCATATGCTTCGAAACCAAACCGATCATCATCAATTTCCATAAGCGATATAAACTCCGCCGTCAGTCTAGTCGTATCATTGCTTGGTGGTTCAGCAGGAGGTGTGATGAGTTGAGTAGTGTGCGTATCAGGCTTGTACTGATGAAATTTGAAGCGTCTTGTCCCACTGCCTACGCACTCATCCCCAAGTCTGATACAGCGGCCGCATTTTGGCTGCTTTTGATCACACTTGTCTCATTAGTCAGagcttcatctccaagaggATAATAACTCATGCATACcctcttctttgcctttcGACAAGAGTTGCACCCGCGGCTGCTCGGGACACCGACCATTTTGTTTGATGACTTTTCAGAGTTAGGTAACGAAGGTGAGATATCCCTTGGTGGGAGATGACGGCAGAGAGTGTTATGTAAGCGTGGGATTGCTGCTTGGCAGCCGATGCTGACAGCGACGAACCAATGGATGAAGGGGGAGACAGTGTGTGagaaataagcttaatattttattctaCGGAGGAAAAACACGCCGCTTACCGGGCATCAAGCTGCAGCAAACAGGTTTAGCTTGCCAGATTGGGCATGCGGCAGTTCTTGTACAGCATGTACCGGTTCATATTGAAAGATAAGCGAGGAATCCATGTCTTGAGCTGCTCGAATGCAGACTGGTAGTTATCAATGCTATTCCAGAAATGATGAACCTTCACGAGTATCTTGAAAGCCATCATGGTATCATACAGCTCTGTGTGTCTTACCGAGAATAAGCAAAGCACCCAACAACTTATCTCTCAGTAATTCAGATGCACTCGCCCATCAATTCCCTCACAATCTCAATAGCCCCTGTAAAGTTCGCCTTTGGGAGATTCTCATTCACCCAAGAGAGAATCGGATCAATAGCAAAACACAAGCACCGCCAGTACAATGCTCTCATGAGGAGCTGGATCCTTGTATGATCCGTGCCAAGCATATTGACCAACTTCCGATCTTCATTTAACCAGATGAGTCCATCTGCGACTATGATAGCTTCTGCATAGTCAACCGGTCGCCAGTAAAGCGTGATATCGATGATTGCTGGAGGGCTGTTGTTTTCTGGGTCGAATAAGACGTTTCCAGTTAAATCGCCATGAATAAGCTGATTCTTGATTTTCTCTCGCAATGGCTGTCGTAGCTTGAGAAGTTTGTCAAGGATCGGTTGAATAGTAGCCATAACATCGCTGTTGATCTCCTCGACATCCTCGAGTTTCTTTTCCCCCCAAGTCACAAGATCCGCCTCTGTAAATCGATTCTGTCTCGTCGATAAAAACGTAGGACTCTCAGTAGCCAATCTTACGATATCGGCATGAAAGCCACGGCAAGCTCTCATAAGAATATCAAAGTTTCCCTGAGGAGTCGCTTTCCCTTCGAGATACTCCCAGGCCGTCCAGTCATCACAAACATATCTCACAGGGGACTCTGAAGCTGGGATTGGTCTAGGGACGCGGTAGTCAATAGGATCAAGTTCGAGCAAAGAGTCGCAGAGAGTTGCAATGTATTCGGATTCTTTGTCATCGTCTGAAGGGCGGAGAAGAATGCCTTGCGAAGTTCGATAGCAGAGACCTCGGCCTCCCGGGACGTGTATCACAGAGCCCTCTACACCAAAGGCGTCCAGGACATTCGGAGGCGGTCTTTGACCCATGGTAGCTTTTCGTTCCTTGCAGTGAGAAGGATAGAGAAGTAAGGCGATGGATTCTTCTGCTTTTATCTTCGAGTTTGACGATGAGGGGCGCGCCCTTTGACTGATGAGTCAGGTCATTCGACCAATGCCATGAAAACGCACCAAATAACAGTCTTATGGGACCTATCAAGTATGTGAATCAAGGAGTCGAATATTGATGATTCCAACCCAACCTCGGTCTTTGTCCAATGTCAATGACGACGTGAACTATCTGATAAACTTGTGACCTGTAGAAAGTTCGTTTATATTCTTATTTGAAAGAAGTGATAACCTGCGCGCTTCCATCGTGTATAATATAACTACAAAATATGAATCAACTCAACCTCACTTCTGCAATGCAAGTGAAACCGCACACTCAGCCGCGAACCCAAAACTCCTCGCATACCAGCCAGGACCCCAATAACTGAGCTCAATGTTATGCGGTGCCGCTTTTATAACACTCAAATCAACCCTCTCGCTCTTCGGAAACCCCTCTCTAAAATGCTCCAAATGCTCCTCCGTAGCATCCCAATAATGATCCAAATGCGCCAAAGCCATCATAATCGGCACCGTAACATTAACACCCCATTTGTCCTTCCACTCCCCCAACCAAGATTTCCTCAGCGCTGCAAGTTCCTCAAACGGAATGGCGTGGTCGAGGCGCTCAGACTGTGCATAAACAGTTTCGTCTGCCGTTcctggaagaagcaaagtCTTGTCTTTTACTTCGACAGGGATGTTCAAATGCGAGGGTGGAGGATCGGGCTGCGAAACATGGCCGCCTGTGTCTTTCAACAGGGAGCCAAAGCCTGATATGACGATACCGCCGAGGGAATAtgcaggtgatgatgaggttgcgTGCAGGGATGATGCGACAATTGCGCCGTTGGCTCCGAGGCTGTGACAGTGAAGAACGATGCATGTGCATGCATTGGGCAGACCATACTCTTTCCAAAGGGTCGGGAGGATGGATCCATGAAGTCTTCGTCCCCATTGTTCAGGATAGCTTGATCCTTCGGGAATGCTCCCCACGGGCGTAGTATCCCTATAATCTGGTCGATCTATAGCCACAAACGGCACAGAGAGCGCTTCACTGATACCCCTCGCCGAGTATTCTGGGGTAGCATCGAAGTAGTGGCTCGTATAGCACCCCCCGTGAAGTCCAACCACTAACGGTCTATGCTTCAAAATTGACGGCGACGATGGAATGTTGCAGATTCCAGAGAGCACTGTGCTGTCTTGCAGGGAGAGTTTGAATGGCTCCATGGCGTCTCACCAATTAAGCATAAATGATACGCCAAGCAATGAGAATCAGTTGTGGCTGTTGTTTGTCTCGACCAACAGCATAAGATAAGCAGCTTGATACAAACCAACAACAGAAAAACACTCGTGGTGGGGTTGGTTGTAGTGATGGCGGAGACGGGCAGTGATCCGGCGACGGACTGTTGATCTCCCGCCCCCGATATCACTCGAGAACCAGGAAATGGGGATGGTCACTCACTAATAGATAGAAGCTCCACTTCCCCGGGCATTCTCCTCAACTTGTTTACCATCAATTAATTCATCATGGCCGATACAACAGACCCCCCGACGAATCCTTTGTATCGAGTCCCCGGGCTACAACAGCATGATCCTCCAATTGAACCAGATCACTCACCTCCTCCGACAAGCGATGATGTCGCAACGGATGATGGATACGCTTCATCCGAGCATTCCGCACGGTCGTCATCTCTAGCATCGAGTGTGCGCGATTATCAATTCGAGAATAGTCGACGATATCACAAATTCAAAGAGGGCTTATACCAATTCCCAAATGATCTACCCGAGCAAGAAAGAGAGGATATGAAGCATACGGTTGCAGTGCATCTTCTTGGTGGAAAGTTGCACAATGCGCCGTTGGACCGTCCTCAGAAGATCATCGATGTTGGGACAGGGACTGGAAGTTGGGCGATTGATAGTACGCAAAATAATCGAGGCGGAAAGAAGAATGCTGATGCCTTGCAGTGGGCGATGAATATCCAAGCGCTGAAGTCATTGGGATCGATCTCAGTCCCATTCAACCACCATGGGTTCCTCCCAACGTTCGATTCCTCGTCGACGACGCCGAAGCACCGTGGCTATACTCCGTAAACTCAATAGACCTTGTCCATTTGCGCAACATGTCCACGGCAATCAAGGATTGGCCTGCGCTGCTGGGACAGATCTACCGGTAATACTCCCGCCCCCAATGGTGCTCACAGCTGACAGTCGCAGCGTATTGAAGCCAGGCGGTTGGATCGAGCTTCCCGAATCCCGATGGGTATACGGATGCGACGACGGAACACTACGTCCCGACTTTACACCGCCGCAAATGGTAGCCAATATCCGAGCTGCCCTCGCCAAGTCAGGCATCGAGATGCACGCTGCCGAGAAGAACCCCGATAGACTGCACGACGCTGGATTCGTCAATATCCGCcacgagatcaagaaggtgCCGGTCGGTCCATGGCCAAAAGACCCGAATCTCAAGATGATTGGTCTCTACAACAGGAGTGTCATCTATGATGGTCTGTACGCAATCACCATCGGCCCGTTCACTCGAGCTTTGGGATGGACGCCTGAAGAGGTCGAAGTCTTCCTTGTCAAGGTTCGAAAGGACTTGAAGGATCCCTCGGTGCATTCCTATGTCCACTTCCATTCGCTATGTGCGCAGAAGCCTTTCCGCCCATAGACTGCCCTTCCATGGCTCGTTGCAGGCTGGATTGCGCATTACGATCACTGCCCTCTTCTGTACGTGTAGGGGTCTTCTTGCCCGTGCCCTAAATAATCCCaacttccttcttgaacatctCCAACCATTGGGCGTGGTCCGCAGGTGTTTGGTTCCAAGGATCGTCACTGACGGGGTAAGTTAGATGCGTCAAATGACAAGAGGGCGCGTACTTACTCATTGTAAAGCAGGCATCGAGCTTGATGTCTAAGCTCCTCATCCGAAGGAACATGACAGATTGGGTTATTGGGTGACATGGCTGCTTTTAcccatctcttcatctcgcgCGCAAACCACGGGAGGTGATTCGGGTCATTCAAGACATAGATCCCCGGACCTAGCCACGTCGGCCGAAGGCCAGACTCGCCTTCTGCTCCAGGACTCGGGGTCGTCTGTGGTATCTTGGGTGGTGATTTATCGTCTGACCAGAGCCATGTAAAGTCATCGAGTGATGCATCGAACGTGGATTGATCAACGTTATTCGCTGGTTCGTTTGCTTGCCGGGTCATGCTTGTGCCCGATGGTCCAGCTTGCCCTCCGAAAGACCAGTCATTTCCGTCAAAGAGAGACGAGTTGTTCACCCAGGATAGATCATGCTGTGCCTGGACACCTGTAGACTCAGTAGACCATACCATATTACCCGGCAATGGGAGTTTCCAGCTATCATCGGCTGACATAAGGTCTGCACGCCGCCTAAAGTCGCTTATCCAGTTTGTTGAGTTATACAGAAAACCGATTAACCAGTTTGCAACAAACTCGGGCTTCGTTTGCAGTTCGCTTTCCATCTGCATGACAATACGGCCTGCCTCTTTTTGTAGTTCTCTATCCGAAACTTCGGACAGCGCCCTCATTCTTCGACCACGCATGAACGCTTGCAGTCGTGACTCCAGTGGACACTCTTCAAACAATGagttcttgcccttgacccTCAAAACAGAAAGTCTACTTTCTGTACTCGATCGAATCGGTGCAAAGCGAGCTTGTTGAGCAATCTCGTCAGAGGACAGAAGCAAGTCTCTGAACCATGATGGACTCCCGTGAGTGTCCAGGTTCGCTTCGGGAAACGTTACTTCAGAGGCAAACATGATGCGGCAAGCCTCCAGTTGTAGGCTTTCGTGGCTCGGCAGACTTCCCACATTGTCGTTGTGATTCGAGATAAAATATGCCAACTCGAGCGTGATGAGCTCGTATGCACTTCGAGGAGAATCGGGTGGTTTGCCACTCGCTGCGAAGGGGAATGGAGTTCCGCGTTCCAATTCGACCAAGTCTGATACATATTAGCAACGTACTTCAAAGTATTCTACTGTTCTTACATGGTGGTAAAGCCTTCTCTATAGTCTTCAAGATGTCATCTTCAAATCCCCAGTCGCCAACCCAATTATTCATCGTACACCCCATCTTGAAGTGGTTAGCAACATGATCAACTCTATCAATCCATCTAGTCATAGAAGCTTGACAGAATCCACATCTTGAAATGATATCTGGTTGTGCTGTCCTCCACAGTTTCATGGAAAGGTCAGTTAATTTAGCGTTGTGTACCAGGCGCAGATGTTGTTTGAGGTGGTCTTTCCTGCTAAACGATCTTTCCTGACATGCAGATGGATTATGGCCACTTATATGCTCACCACTTGGGCTATTTTCTCCGCAGAACAGGCAGATGATTTGGCCAGTATCTGGATCTGTGGCTGTTGGGCCGTCAGGGGAACACTCCCATCGTTCTAAAGACAGGTGTAATGAATTCTCATGACGTTGCCAGTCGTATTTCCGGCTAAAGGTTTCGGTACAGAATGTACATTGGAATGTGAGGCGGGGTTTCATAAGTGATGTTTTCTGGGGTCTTCGTTTTTGGATCGACCTGCCTCGACTGTGTGATGAGGTACCACTAATGGAGCCGTGGGAGGAACGTGAATCTGCTGATGTGCTTCTCGATGTTCCGAGACTGCTAGTCGTTGATCTATGGCCTCGTCTCCG from Fusarium fujikuroi IMI 58289 draft genome, chromosome FFUJ_chr04 harbors:
- a CDS encoding related to TAM domain methyltransferase → MADTTDPPTNPLYRVPGLQQHDPPIEPDHSPPPTSDDVATDDGYASSEHSARSSSLASSVRDYQFENSRRYHKFKEGLYQFPNDLPEQEREDMKHTVAVHLLGGKLHNAPLDRPQKIIDVGTGTGSWAIDMGDEYPSAEVIGIDLSPIQPPWVPPNVRFLVDDAEAPWLYSVNSIDLVHLRNMSTAIKDWPALLGQIYRVLKPGGWIELPESRWVYGCDDGTLRPDFTPPQMVANIRAALAKSGIEMHAAEKNPDRLHDAGFVNIRHEIKKVPVGPWPKDPNLKMIGLYNRSVIYDGLYAITIGPFTRALGWTPEEVEVFLVKVRKDLKDPSVHSYVHFHSLCAQKPFRP
- a CDS encoding uncharacterized protein (reviewed:yes 1); its protein translation is MRVDNLDMGDTNDTEHRAPPDATSSGEPFLDFDALAFDPGTLESNAYESAFENGLGENEFEFNFDDLWSADMTQLPLTADDTDFTQTQLQGDTSLQRDGLQRPGTDQLALNFGDLMRNVSESPSSTRSPSILTPPIPSPLPPKIGHRFTLDAIRSLKDWFARNTDNPYPNEEEKNMLELQTGLTRTQITNWLANARRRRTTTDSGTQTASGKSGKAPAEYTPTRAGTPIPRRRSEKGMHPLQRWVDSPPENEPAAVSAIARAMASGQLVTSKQEVEVGDARSQLTREYPGDEAIDQRLAVSEHREAHQQIHVPPTAPLVSRQVDPKTKTPENITYETPPHIPIRKYDWQRHENSLHLSLERWECSPDGPTATDPDTGQIICLFCGENSPSGEHISGHNPSACQERSFSRKDHLKQHLRLVHNAKLTDLSMKLWRTAQPDIISRCGFCQASMTRWIDRVDHVANHFKMGCTMNNWVGDWGFEDDILKTIEKALPPYLVELERGTPFPFAASGKPPDSPRSAYELITLELAYFISNHNDNVGSLPSHESLQLEACRIMFASEVTFPEANLDTHGSPSWFRDLLLSSDEIAQQARFAPIRSSTESRLSVLRVKGKNSLFEECPLESRLQAFMRGRRMRALSEVSDRELQKEAGRIVMQMESELQTKPEFVANWLIGFLYNSTNWISDFRRRADLMSADDSWKLPLPGNMVWSTESTGVQAQHDLSWVNNSSLFDGNDWSFGGQAGPSGTSMTRQANEPANNVDQSTFDASLDDFTWLWSDDKSPPKIPQTTPSPGAEGESGLRPTWLGPGIYVLNDPNHLPWFAREMKRWVKAAMSPNNPICHVPSDEELRHQARCLLYNE